The region NNNNNNNNNNNNNNNNNNNNNNNNTGTGCGATGGCGGTGCCGCGGCCGTCGTGGTCGCGGTCGGTCACAGAGACCGTGCGGGGATCGCACCAGTACACGGTCAAGGGATTCTCCCTCGCCAAGGGCATCGGCCCCGGCCGGCACCTCTCCAGTGACACCTTCGCCGTCGGCGGCTACGACTGGGCCGTCTACCTCTACCCGGACGGAAAGAACCACGAGGACAACGCCAGTTACGTCTCCGTGTTCGTCGCCCTCGCCTCCGAGGGTACCGACGTCCGCGCCCTCTTCGAGCTCACCCTCCTCGACCAGTCCGGCCGCTCCCGCCACAAGGTCCACTCCCATTTCGACCGATCCATGCAGGCCGGACCATACACCCTCAAGTACAGAGGATCCATGTGGTAACTAAGAACATCTCCCTCACCATTTACTCTCTCTTTGCCACCTAAATTGCTTCCAATTACATTTGCCTTGCCCCCCTTGGATTTATTTAACGGATGCCACTACTGTTTGCTACTTTCTGTTTGCTGAGATTTTCACATCTCTAGTTCTAGGCGGATTGGTTAGGCAAAATACCTTTCAATGTTATCTTAAACGCCACAGCTTAAATTAAATCGCAGCAAAGCAAATATTGCTGAGACTAATGTAGTGGTCATTAGATACTGCATAATTCCTGGAACAAGAAACCAAGAATTGATGGTTTGCAGAGACTGGCATTCTGTTTCGTATTGCCATATTCTTACGTAGGAAATGGTCAAATGGTATTTCGTTTCAAATGAATGAGGTTTATTTTTTCTTATCCGTTACTTCTCATCATTGCCCCTTACTGATTGTAATGTGCTCTCCCCTCCTTGGCATATTCTCTTTTTCTGTGTACCTGCATTACTCTTTTTCATTTTGTAACAGCAGCTCAAGGTGATTGATTCTTTTCAGGGGTTACAAGAGATTCTACAGAAGGACACAGTTAGAAGCATCAGATTTTTTAAAGGATGATTGCCTAGTAATGAACTGCACAGTAGGTGTCGTCAAGAACCGTCTCGAAACACCAAAGAATATCCAGATTAATGTTCCCCCATCGGATATTGGCCGTTGCTTCAAGGAGCTCTTTGAACTCCACATTGGCTGTGACATAACTTTTGAAGTAGGTGATGAGAAAGTCCAGGCACATAAATGGATTCTTGCCGCTCGCTCCCCGGTGTTCAAAGCCCAATTCTTTGGACCTATTGGTAAACCTGACATGGACAGAGTTGTTGTGGAGGATGTTGAACCTATCGTCTTCAAGGTAATTGTTACATGCAGACTGCACCGATTTTTTTAGTATGTTTTTGTTAGGGAATCCCAGTTCCTCCTTTTTAGGTGTTTTCAGTCATAATGTACATTTTTAGAATCTTTTTTACTCATTTGTGAGTGTTTTCTCTCTGCCCTCTGTTGATTAACACACATGCTGTGTGCACTTGTAATTTAATTCCCACCAGAATAAGTAAGTTAATCCCCGTAAAGTAAGCATGTTTGATCTTGTCTAGTATGAACAATCTAGTTCAATTGTTTGTGTTAGAACCAATCTGGGTCTATTTTGGATTACTAAACTTTTGCTGGCTTGCCTAACATCCAACCTTGAGAAAAAGAAGGAAATCCTTGCAAAATTATTATTTAGTGAAAGACCCCCTTATGGTAATATAATATTACAACTTCTCTTCCAATGCAGGCAATGGTCAATTTCATATATTCTGATGAGCTTCCTAGCATTCATGAAGTAGCTGGATCTTTCTCAATGTGGACATCTACTGTGGTAACACAACATCTGTTGGCAGCAGCTAATAGATATGGGTTGGACCGGCTACGAATCCTATGTGAGGCAAAGTTATGTGATGAACTCACTTCTGAAACAGTAGCGACAACCTTAGCCCTAGCTGAACAGCACCACTGTGCTCAGCTCAAGTCTGCCTGTCTAAAATTCACTGCTGTTCGGCAAAATCTGGGAGGTATGCCTTTATTCTTTAGAATATATTTGCATCCTTCTGTTGATATAAGGCAGCGTGTTGTCTTCTGTTTATCTGTATCCGCCCAGTATTATAGTACTTAGTTAGAAGTTCACGAGTACATAACTAGATATACATGCTAACACAAAGAGTATTTCCTTCTATTGCTATTAGGATAAAATGGCTGCCTTTTTGGGGTATTTGGAAATGTCGGTTAGTGATATAATATCTGTGACATATTGTAACCATTTGGTTCATGTTAACTACAATATTCCACGAGTTTTGAATAACACACAAATTTTGGGTCCTGGCACATTTTTCTTGCTGCAAGTTGCAACATACGCATGTGTGTTCACTAGCAAAATGGTGACAGTACTATAGAATGATTGCAAAAAGCGCAAATGCTCAACAGTCCTATATGAGGGCGTTAGATTGTTGAGAATATAGTAGGATTGGTAAAACACTcttcttgtttttattttcattttcttgtAGAGTTGATATTGTTCTCAAGGATTTGCAGTTATGTATCAAGATTGATGAATCTGTATAGCATCACTTTCTTTAAGTAGCAGTTGCTTTGAAAATTTCAGAGATATTGCAATTCAAACCACTAATGCTGAAAACCCATAGCTTTGAGTTCTTTAATTAAGCTAAATGCTCGCACACGCCCGCATACTGAGATGTTCATGTGCGGTGCTATGCTTGCTTGTGCCCATTCAGCTGGTTTGTTTGGTGTGTGGCGTAACATGTGTGCATTCATATGCATCATTAAGGAAGTGAAGCTAAGCACATGATTAGTTAGTGTACAGCCATACAAGATGTCAGGCATGGATATATGAACATCAGCTTGTGTTAGCAGGTGATATCGATGTCAGCAATTGACAGTATGTgagccctccgtttctttttactccgtgtattagatttgtctgaagtcaaatatccaaagtttgaccaagtttatacaaaaaaatatcaacattcacgctacaaaatcaatatcattagatccatcatgaaatatattttcatattatatttatttggtattgtagatgttggtatttttaatataaatttggtcaatctttacaaagtttgactttagacaaatctAATACACGGAgcaaaaagaaacagagggagtacatgaaaaTCATGATGTGTCAGTGGCCGAGATTGTTGAGCCAATGAACACAGATCAGGTCATTGGGTTACCCATACATATAGTATATTATAAAAACTCATATGAAACTCATATACATTATAGGTAGTAGCACACCTGATGAGTCACCTGTAGAGCATAATTGAGTTAGACGGTCCATTAGTTGCGGGTAAGAAGTAATCCAAAAAGGGAAGCTAACGTGGAGGAAGCTACATGTGACACAAAAGCATTACAAGGCCTGAAGTTCACTATGTGGGATCTTAGGCTTACCGCTTATTTGTTTACACAAGCTATATGTAAATAAAAGCAACTCATGCAGGAAATCCTTCTGGATAAGCCATGGAAGTTCTGCTTCCTAAAGCAATATATGTCCCACCTCGCCCCTCGTCCATCCCCGTTGCAACTCAGAAACAGGTAGTGCTGACTTTGCTTTGTGAAAATGGAATACTACTTTCAGTCTCCTCACCGCCAAAGCAGCCTAAAATAATTTCAGAAAAGTGTTAGTGTTGGGAAAGACTAAACTGTGAATATGAATTGGAAGTGATGTGCAAACTTTCCATAgagttcttcagagaattcaacagCAAATGAGACACTTGATATAACAGCTTCACGAATCTGCAAtgtctaataataataataatacacaCGCGGAGATCAGCCAATCTCATGTACCATCAATACATGCCTCAAAATGTGAAAAAAAACTGAAACATAACCATCACCACACCATCTGGTACTGCTGCCTGCTCCCATAGACCAAGGCATTGGAACATATATCAACTAGTAGTTAACCGCGTGTTGCTGCGGGTATCGAGTAAAACATATTTTACTGAAATTTGGTTGTATGGAGTAAACATGAATATTTGGAATAATAACATATGATCTAAAACTAAAAATACATGTTATATATTGTGTTTGATTATTGTATAGTTATTAGTTAAAAAtatttactccctctgtaaagaaacataagagcgtttagatcactaaatatttctttacagagggagtattgaatagaagtagcataatataatggattttttgccatgcttgtgaTGGTGGGCCTTTGATGAAGtggcatgtttgcatgttgagataaatagcaGTGGGGATCAATTAATAAGGGAAATCTTTCACATGCATATTAACGTGGGCCttgatgaggtggcatgtgtgCACGTTGAGATAAATAGAGTAGTGGGGATGAACAGCTACTTGAGTATATATAAGATTTCAGTAGGAAGAAAAGGCTAAGGCTACACAAGGTAACACTTAATATCATGGTGGTGAAAGCAATGCCGCATTAGCCATGGCTAGCAGCTGCAAGACACTCAAGTGTCCATAGCAGAAAACAGCAAATATAAGCGTCAATCTATGATGTTTTTCACATGGTAATAACACTTTTAGCATGCAAATCATATATGTGGAGTTTATAGTTGTCGCAGTGTGACAATGGGACTATTTTCTGTATGAGGCTACGGGTTAAAGGCAACGCAAAATATCCCCTACTTTCACCGATATATTTCTACCACCCTAAAACATGCCCATAAACATTTACTACAATTGAAAGAACTTCTGAAGGCACTCGGTCACAAGTTAAGCTTCTACTAAAACGGCAGCCTGGTGCACGTAGCTTCGCTTGCACAGGGTCCGGGGAAAGGtctgaccactttgggtctattgtacgcagcctttcccgcaGGGTCCGGGAAGGGTccaaccactttgggtctattgtgcacagcctttccctacatttctgcaagaggctgtttccaggactcaaACCTGTGACCACCTCATGGTCACGAGGCATCAACTTCACCGCTGCACCAAGGCTCCCTTCACAAGTTATGCTTCTATTGACTTACCATTTTTTATTCACTCTGTAAAATGACCATGTCAACACTCATTTATATATGAAGCTACAAAGAGATAACAATAACAGCTGGATTGATGAAAACAGAAATCACGATGTACGATGTAGCAATACTGACATTTGTTCTCCTCTTCAAATGATAACACTTCATGCTATTAAGATAATCTAATCCTGGTGAAAATGGAACATAATTTTCAAATTTAGTAGTTTGAGATATCACCTTAGCACCGAAGATGGGAGCAGTAGCGAAAACCTTGAAGGCTTTAACCGCAACCTAGCATTGCGGAGCTAGAAGAAATTTGTAGCTGTTGATTACCTTCAGCCGTCGTTTTTCTAAGAGAACCTGCTCATTAAATAGAAGCCAAACTTTTAACTTCAATATCTTATGGAATTATGGAAGTATAACTCTGCAATTCATTAAATTCTATATGAATCATACGTTAATAACTGTGCAGCGATGTGTACCTCAAAACCATAACCATTAGAGAGGGTATAAAAGGCAGATCATTCCAAGCTGACATGTATTAACAGGAAGCACTAACTTTGATAGTGTAGATGCAAACTGAAAATGCAAGTCTGTTTCATTCTAATACCAACACATCAAAAGTGATAGGCCCCTAATGTCGAAAACACATAAAAAGTGACTACTTCAtagctgaaaggaataacaaacaaCATTCTAGAAGAGCAAGAGCAGTTTAAATATTATGACAGTAAGCAAATGGTGTAAAATCCTGATCACCCTTGCAAGCAATTTGACAAACACTTCATGTCCATGGATTGGTCACCTGTAAATTCATTTCGAGATGCACAGGCAGAAGTCCCCATGCCCTCCCATCTATCAAATTGGAAGGTTGGAACTCATCAAAGAACCACCACATGAgctggaaaaaaataaaacagcTGCATACCTTGTACGGAGGAAgatctccctccatcccaaaataagtgtcccaACTttagtactaaagttagtacaaagttgagacacttattttgggacggagggagtatttgttaagTGCAAGCTTTTCCCTGTGGAAGTATGTATGGATGCTTTCTTGAGCTGGTATTTTCAACGAACCAAACACCAAAAACGAGACAGAACTTTGAATATAATAGAACAAAACAGAGGAACATGGAGCACGAGAACCAAAAATCAGGAGGCCAAACGAGAGGGGGTGGGCTCACCGAGAGGATCTTCCCATTATCGCATCGCCGCATAGTGTAGGATGACGGCGGCTCGCAGTCGTCCAGTTACAAGTTGCAACAGCTCCAAAGGAGGAGGCAGGCTCGCAGGGGCGACATGAGCGGTGGCTAAAGCTCTTCCCATCGGGTGCCGCCAAGGTGATGTAGTGGCAGTCCGTCGCAGTAGTGCAAGGTTGGGAAAGAGGAACGcgagcgtggcggcggcggcagcgggttgCGTGCGTACAGAAGAAGACTCTTTTCTTAGCTCCTAAGCTTCTATTTTCAACCCAATCCTCATGCAGCAATCAAACGCCTATTACATATGGGACCAACTAAACAAATGGTCCACATGCGCACCAGCCCAATCTCTTCACCGGATTGACGAGTAGAGAAGTGATGCGCGCCAAATCAGCAAGCAGAGGAATGAGCAGACCCGCACGCGTTTTTTCTTCGTCGCTAAGCATTGTTATAATCCTACATTGACACGCCAAGGGCTCGCCCCTTCTCTCGGGCTTATTGGTTTTAATGTGTCAGTGCCTCGGTGGGTGGGTGGGTGCATGAGGCACATGCTCTCATGTGCATGGCATCTGTGTTTTTAGTCATTGAGGCGCGGTCCATTGCCACTCAAGCAAATTAATAATGCTCGCTGATGTCCACATTTCAAATTTCAACATAAGAATTTCCATCCTTGTCTTTCTGTTAGTCATAACTGTTTACTCTTCCCGTATCCCCCAGTGGTTTGTTTGGCTGGCCTCTTTGAATGCTTACTACATGATAATTATTTTTCTACTTTACCTGCTATAATATATGTATTATTATTCTTCCTCATTTTTCTTTGTTGATGATGATTCCCTGAAACAATAGCAATGAACATGCTACTATTTCAGATGCTTTTGCTATCAAAATCATGGCTTGCTGATACTATATTGTCTTTGTGCATGGAAATTATGGTTTGTAACTTGAAATCTTTATCAGATGACATTCTTGTAAACTGTAGGGTTGAACAAGAATGTGTTATTTCTATCTAGTTCTGAACTGTATTCTTTAGCAACAGAGAGGAAGCTGTTGCTGGTTTCAAAAACGAAactgaaagaaaataaaaaagcaagTCGTAATTGACTGTTTCCAACTTCTACTCCTtataatgtactccctctgtcctataaatataagatgttattacaaccaATATACTCATATACtggttgtaataacatcttatattatgggacggaggagtaTTTTACCTATTTCAAGATAAGAAATGTGGGAGCATTACCGCATTCAGTGAAGGAGAAGAATGCAAACCTTCAGCAGCATAATGCTGTTATCCCCATTCATTTGCCAAATGCCCTTCATGTTAATTTTGAGCAGCTGATGCTCGCTTAGTATCTTCAGTTCCAGTAACCTCCCAATGTTGGGTTTGTGGTATTAACTTTGCCTTTTGCAAATATAAGATGCCTTTTCATGGAAATTTTAGCTACCGTTGGGACTTCCCTGCTGTTTGGTGCCCAACGGAATTTTCACCATTTAGAATCCTTTTAAAACATTTGTTTTGTTGTTATAAGAAGCTATGTAATTTGCCTGGTGGAGTTGTCACCTTGAGCTGTTTGGTTTTGTTGTGCAGCTGTGATGGAGACTGAAGGGTTTAATTACCTGGAGGAGACTTGCCCATCCTTGCTGTCTGATTTGTTAGCAACCGTCGCAGTAGTGGATGATGATCCTGCATCTGTTAACCGGAAAAGGGGAGTTTGTATCAATGAAGATGTGAATCCCGTTGAAAGCGTTGAGGCTAGTGACAGGCGCACCCGCAGGAGGGTGTAGGCGGAGGCTGTCAACTAATGTAGCTTTTTGCTGTCTCCCATGAATTTTACTATGGCTGGAGTTATGTCAAGTGCTCTGTGACAGGAACTTTGATTTGGATGAGAGCAACTTGTGAATAATCTCCAGCATTGACGGCTTTCTGTGGCCTTAGTTGCAACTCTGTCTATTCATTGACATATTGTATGTCGTATTTAGGTACTCCCTTCATAAAGAGATATAagaatatttctttacggagggagtaataagcaATGCCGGATTCCACTGCTTTCCAAGATGGTTGTTTTCGAAATGAATGAATCTAGTAAGGTAAgcttctatactactccctccgttcctaaatataagtctttttagaaattccaacaagtgactacatacagagcaaaatgaatgaatctacactctaaagtatgtctacaTATATTCgtatgtagtttgtattgaaacctcttaaaagacttatatttaggaacggagggagtatgtacaaATCGATTTTCCTCCTTTGGGGATTTTTTGGGGCTCCGGTTGGTTTTCCTCGGTTTGATGTATGTAATTTGGGGACATGGGTGCATCGTGTTGAAGTGTATACATGGATTGCATAGCTTTTTTTATCAGTTTGGACTTTTGATTTCGTtgttagtgcatgaagcttaacataatATCAAAGCTTAAGGTCTTAAGTTTAAGTTTTGTCTTTTGTAATTTATTTAAAAATTGATGTATTTGTGCTGgtcagtgcatgaagctta is a window of Triticum dicoccoides isolate Atlit2015 ecotype Zavitan chromosome 2B, WEW_v2.0, whole genome shotgun sequence DNA encoding:
- the LOC119363948 gene encoding BTB/POZ and MATH domain-containing protein 3-like isoform X2, which encodes MAVPRPSWSRSVTETVRGSHQYTVKGFSLAKGIGPGRHLSSDTFAVGGYDWAVYLYPDGKNHEDNASYVSVFVALASEGTDVRALFELTLLDQSGRSRHKVHSHFDRSMQAGPYTLKYRGSMWGYKRFYRRTQLEASDFLKDDCLVMNCTVGVVKNRLETPKNIQINVPPSDIGRCFKELFELHIGCDITFEVGDEKVQAHKWILAARSPVFKAQFFGPIGKPDMDRVVVEDVEPIVFKAMVNFIYSDELPSIHEVAGSFSMWTSTVVTQHLLAAANRYGLDRLRILCEAKLCDELTSETVATTLALAEQHHCAQLKSACLKFTAVRQNLGGISLSLSSSCFENFRDIAIQTTNAENP
- the LOC119363948 gene encoding BTB/POZ and MATH domain-containing protein 3-like isoform X1; the encoded protein is MAVPRPSWSRSVTETVRGSHQYTVKGFSLAKGIGPGRHLSSDTFAVGGYDWAVYLYPDGKNHEDNASYVSVFVALASEGTDVRALFELTLLDQSGRSRHKVHSHFDRSMQAGPYTLKYRGSMWGYKRFYRRTQLEASDFLKDDCLVMNCTVGVVKNRLETPKNIQINVPPSDIGRCFKELFELHIGCDITFEVGDEKVQAHKWILAARSPVFKAQFFGPIGKPDMDRVVVEDVEPIVFKAMVNFIYSDELPSIHEVAGSFSMWTSTVVTQHLLAAANRYGLDRLRILCEAKLCDELTSETVATTLALAEQHHCAQLKSACLKFTAVRQNLGAVMETEGFNYLEETCPSLLSDLLATVAVVDDDPASVNRKRGVCINEDVNPVESVEASDRRTRRRV